Proteins encoded together in one Coffea arabica cultivar ET-39 chromosome 2c, Coffea Arabica ET-39 HiFi, whole genome shotgun sequence window:
- the LOC140003794 gene encoding protein SUPPRESSOR OF PHYA-105 1-like isoform X4, with protein sequence MEHVEDKSTVEHKSKELELDKEQEGCSTRSESSGLCVSTVSDFPGSSTNSYGDQLQKGLSNRYVMALGNQHVPRTKAYSVTDVGKGNAAEESTKRDFKTSILASVSSSNDSEAINHRQKDMWQNFFRLAGGIRSRNFSGASVSEKQGGISLSSKEKKEMESVGIKELKPLMTKQKNKVLGGVSTRSADNCRSHTQSNQQPGGDDRSKVLRSSSFTNFFRKQSRKDKAVECTEPEVHYRPHSAAMTQYEKQLITLSAQNSGVLADTKASQSLPPLPDKYLVGPVASHGKITLRDWLSSGASEMKKVERLRLFKLIVELVDLAHCEGIGLLDLRPSKFIFASPDSIKYTGSSVPIGLMTMVNQGMTKKKPLEQDAYDQREMLVKKQKLGKDMESMRHESQFFSAYCTVNETIGPKSELEPEMVQMEKKWYACPEELHSSGLLSSNIYNLGILLFELLCQFASPELHFAAMLDLRDRILPANFLSENPKEAGFCFWLLHPEPSCRPTTREILQSESIYSSEDVLVGDNAPSMMEKEEDVESELLLHFLDSLKEQRQNHVSSLLESIKCLETDIRKIGSRHEQEFYSDWMDQRLSASRSSLVSKDRDDIEILPRIFSSRSMIEEKLNLMKNISQLENAYFSLKSQAHITENSSLERADKALLSNREKWFEAQDANKDPNMEEKLIDRVGVFFEGICRFARYSTFQVCGTKWNADFLNSADAICSLSFDRDEEYIAAAGVSKKIKIFEFGSLLDDPVDIQYPMVEMSNRSKLSCVCWNQYIQHFLASTDYDGIVQIWDASNGQCFAQYIEHQKRAWSVDFSCVDPAKFASGSDDCSVKLWSINDRNSIGTIWNPANVCCVQFSTYSSYILAFGSADYKIYCYDLRHTRIPWCALAGHGKAVSYVKFIDSETLVSASTDNTLKLWDLKNTTIEGSISNACSLTFSGHTNEKMDI encoded by the exons ATGGAGCATGTTGAGGATAAATCTACCGTTGAACATAAGAGTAAAGAGCTAGAACTTGATAAAGAGCAAGAGGGCTGCAGCACTAGATCAGAATCGTCAGGATTGTGTGTATCTACCGTTTCTGACTTTCCAGGAAGCTCCACCAACTCCTACGGAGATCAATTGCAAAAGGGTTTGTCAAACAGATATGTGATGGCTCTGGGAAATCAACATGTCCCCCGTACAAAGGCTTATTCTGTAACTGATGTGGGGAAAGGGAACGCAGCTGAAGAATCTACGAAGAGAGATTTTAAGACTTCCATCTTGGCTTCGGTTAGCAGCTCAAATGATTCTGAGGCAATCAATCATAGGCAGAAGGATATGTGGCAAAATTTTTTTCGATTGGCAGGGGGGATAAGGAGTAGGAATTTTTCTGGAGCATCAGTTTCCGAGAAGCAGGGTGGAATATCATTAAGTTCGAAGGAGAAGAAGGAAATGGAGTCTGTGGGTATTAAGGAGCTTAAACCTTTGATGACAAAACAGAAGAATAAAGTCCTAGGTGGAGTTTCCACTCGTTCTGCAGATAATTGTCGCTCGCACACTCAAAGCAATCAACAGCCTGGTGGGGATGATCGTTCAAAAGTATTACGATCTTCTAGCTTTACTAATTTCTTCAGGAAACAATCTCGCAAGGATAAGGCTGTTGAATGTACAGAACCTGAAGTTCATTACAGACCTCATTCTGCAGCCATGACGCAATATGAAAAACAATTGATTACTCTTAGCGCCCAAAATTCTGGCGTGTTGGCGGACACAAAGGCTTCTCAAAGTCTGCCTCCGTTGCCTGATAAGTATCTGGTAGGACCTGTAGCATCTCATGGTAAGATCACCTTGAGAGATTGGCTAAGTTCTGGGGCTTCTGAGATGAAGAAAGTTGAGAGGCTGCGCTTATTTAAACTGATTGTGGAGTTAGTGGATTTAGCACACTGTGAAGGAATTGGACTACTAGACTTGAGGCCATCCAAATTCATTTTTGCCTCACCTGATAGCATTAAGTACACTGGTTCATCAGTTCCAATAGGATTGATGACCATGGTGAACCAAGGTATGACTAAGAAAAAGCCATTGGAGCAGGATGCCTATGACCAGAGAGAAATGCTTGTAAAGAAGCAAAAGCTTGGCAAGGACATGGAATCAATGAGACAtgaatctcaatttttttctgcCTATTGCACAGTTAACGAAACTATTGGGCCCAAGTCTGAATTGGAACCTGAGATggttcaaatggaaaagaagTGGTATGCTTGTCCAGAGGAGCTTCATAGCAGTGGCCTGTTGTCATCAAATATTTACAATCTAGGCATTCTCCTATTTGAG TTACTTTGCCAATTCGCATCACCAGAGTTGCATTTCGCAGCCATGTTGGATTTGCGAGACCGAATTCTACCTGCAAATTTTCTTTCTGAAAATCCAAAGGAAGCTGGTTTTTGCTTTTGGCTGCTTCATCCTGAACCTTCGTGCCGTCCGACAACAAG GGAAATCCTGCAATCTGAATCAATTTATAGTTCTGAGGATGTCCTTGTGGGAGATAATGCACCATCAATGATGGAGAAAGAAGAGGATGTAGAATCGGAGCTCTTACTTCATTTTCTAGATTCGCTTAAGGAACAAAGGCAGAATCATGTTTCAAGTTTACTGGAGAGTATAAAATGCTTAGAAACAGATATCAGAAAAATTGGAAGCAGACATGAACAAGAATTTTACTCAGATTGGATGGACCAACGTTTAAGTGCTTCAAGGTCAAGTCTTGTTTCTAAAGATAGGGATGATATTGAAATTCTTCCAAGAATATTCTCATCAAGAAGCATGATTGAAGAAAAGTTAAATTTGATGAAAAACATCAGCCAGCTGGAAAATGCTTATTTCTCTCTGAAATCTCAGGCCCATATCACAGAGAATTCTTCCTTGGAAAGAGCAGACAAGGCCTTATTGAGTAATCGTGAGAAGTGGTTTGAGGCTCAAGATGCAAATAAAGACCCAAACATGGAAGAAAAACTGATTGATCGAGTTGGAGTCTTCTTTGAAGGCATTTGTAGATTTGCTCGCTATAGTACCTTTCAAGTGTGTGGAACAAAGTGGAATGCTGATTTTCTAAACTCTGCAGATGCCATTTGCTCTTTGAGTTTTGATCGGGATGAGGAGTATATTGCTGCTGCAGGGGTCtcaaagaaaatcaaaatcttTGAGTTTGGTTCACTTCTGGATGACCCTGTTGACATTCAGTATCCTATGGTTGAGATGTCAAACAGATCTAAGCTTAGTTGTGTTTGCTGGAACCAATATATCCAGCACTTTTTGGCTTCTACAGATTATGATGGTATAGTGCAG ATCTGGGATGCAAGCAATGGTCAATGCTTTGCTCAATACATTGAGCACCAGAAGAGGGCTTGGTCTGTTGACTTTTCTTGTGTGGATCCAGCAAAGTTTGCTAGTGGAAGTGATGATTGTTCTGTGAAATTGTGGAGCATCAATGAC AGAAACTCTATTGGAACAATATGGAATCCTGCCAATGTTTGCTGTGTTCAATTCTCTACTTACTCGTCATATATTTTGGCTTTTGGTTCTGCTGATTACAAGATCTACTGTTATGATCTTCGACACACAAGAATTCCTTGGTGTGCATTAGCTGGCCATGGAAAGGCAGTTAGCTATGTGAAGTTCATAGATTCAGAAACTCTTGTTTCTGCATCCACGGATAA
- the LOC140003794 gene encoding protein SUPPRESSOR OF PHYA-105 1-like isoform X2: MEHVEDKSTVEHKSKELELDKEQEGCSTRSESSGLCVSTVSDFPGSSTNSYGDQLQKGLSNRYVMALGNQHVPRTKAYSVTDVGKGNAAEESTKRDFKTSILASVSSSNDSEAINHRQKDMWQNFFRLAGGIRSRNFSGASVSEKQGGISLSSKEKKEMESVGIKELKPLMTKQKNKVLGGVSTRSADNCRSHTQSNQQPGGDDRSKVLRSSSFTNFFRKQSRKDKAVECTEPEVHYRPHSAAMTQYEKQLITLSAQNSGVLADTKASQSLPPLPDKYLVGPVASHGKITLRDWLSSGASEMKKVERLRLFKLIVELVDLAHCEGIGLLDLRPSKFIFASPDSIKYTGSSVPIGLMTMVNQGMTKKKPLEQDAYDQREMLVKKQKLGKDMESMRHESQFFSAYCTVNETIGPKSELEPEMVQMEKKWYACPEELHSSGLLSSNIYNLGILLFELLCQFASPELHFAAMLDLRDRILPANFLSENPKEAGFCFWLLHPEPSCRPTTREILQSESIYSSEDVLVGDNAPSMMEKEEDVESELLLHFLDSLKEQRQNHVSSLLESIKCLETDIRKIGSRHEQEFYSDWMDQRLSASRSSLVSKDRDDIEILPRIFSSRSMIEEKLNLMKNISQLENAYFSLKSQAHITENSSLERADKALLSNREKWFEAQDANKDPNMEEKLIDRVGVFFEGICRFARYSTFQVCGTKWNADFLNSADAICSLSFDRDEEYIAAAGVSKKIKIFEFGSLLDDPVDIQYPMVEMSNRSKLSCVCWNQYIQHFLASTDYDGIVQIWDASNGQCFAQYIEHQKRAWSVDFSCVDPAKFASGSDDCSVKLWSINDRNSIGTIWNPANVCCVQFSTYSSYILAFGSADYKIYCYDLRHTRIPWCALAGHGKAVSYVKFIDSETLVSASTDNTLKLWDLKNTTIEGSISNACSLTFSGHTNEKVFAYYRSLPMPIASHKFGSFDPISGHELDESNGQFVSSVCFRRKSNIVVAANSSGSIKLLQMV; encoded by the exons ATGGAGCATGTTGAGGATAAATCTACCGTTGAACATAAGAGTAAAGAGCTAGAACTTGATAAAGAGCAAGAGGGCTGCAGCACTAGATCAGAATCGTCAGGATTGTGTGTATCTACCGTTTCTGACTTTCCAGGAAGCTCCACCAACTCCTACGGAGATCAATTGCAAAAGGGTTTGTCAAACAGATATGTGATGGCTCTGGGAAATCAACATGTCCCCCGTACAAAGGCTTATTCTGTAACTGATGTGGGGAAAGGGAACGCAGCTGAAGAATCTACGAAGAGAGATTTTAAGACTTCCATCTTGGCTTCGGTTAGCAGCTCAAATGATTCTGAGGCAATCAATCATAGGCAGAAGGATATGTGGCAAAATTTTTTTCGATTGGCAGGGGGGATAAGGAGTAGGAATTTTTCTGGAGCATCAGTTTCCGAGAAGCAGGGTGGAATATCATTAAGTTCGAAGGAGAAGAAGGAAATGGAGTCTGTGGGTATTAAGGAGCTTAAACCTTTGATGACAAAACAGAAGAATAAAGTCCTAGGTGGAGTTTCCACTCGTTCTGCAGATAATTGTCGCTCGCACACTCAAAGCAATCAACAGCCTGGTGGGGATGATCGTTCAAAAGTATTACGATCTTCTAGCTTTACTAATTTCTTCAGGAAACAATCTCGCAAGGATAAGGCTGTTGAATGTACAGAACCTGAAGTTCATTACAGACCTCATTCTGCAGCCATGACGCAATATGAAAAACAATTGATTACTCTTAGCGCCCAAAATTCTGGCGTGTTGGCGGACACAAAGGCTTCTCAAAGTCTGCCTCCGTTGCCTGATAAGTATCTGGTAGGACCTGTAGCATCTCATGGTAAGATCACCTTGAGAGATTGGCTAAGTTCTGGGGCTTCTGAGATGAAGAAAGTTGAGAGGCTGCGCTTATTTAAACTGATTGTGGAGTTAGTGGATTTAGCACACTGTGAAGGAATTGGACTACTAGACTTGAGGCCATCCAAATTCATTTTTGCCTCACCTGATAGCATTAAGTACACTGGTTCATCAGTTCCAATAGGATTGATGACCATGGTGAACCAAGGTATGACTAAGAAAAAGCCATTGGAGCAGGATGCCTATGACCAGAGAGAAATGCTTGTAAAGAAGCAAAAGCTTGGCAAGGACATGGAATCAATGAGACAtgaatctcaatttttttctgcCTATTGCACAGTTAACGAAACTATTGGGCCCAAGTCTGAATTGGAACCTGAGATggttcaaatggaaaagaagTGGTATGCTTGTCCAGAGGAGCTTCATAGCAGTGGCCTGTTGTCATCAAATATTTACAATCTAGGCATTCTCCTATTTGAG TTACTTTGCCAATTCGCATCACCAGAGTTGCATTTCGCAGCCATGTTGGATTTGCGAGACCGAATTCTACCTGCAAATTTTCTTTCTGAAAATCCAAAGGAAGCTGGTTTTTGCTTTTGGCTGCTTCATCCTGAACCTTCGTGCCGTCCGACAACAAG GGAAATCCTGCAATCTGAATCAATTTATAGTTCTGAGGATGTCCTTGTGGGAGATAATGCACCATCAATGATGGAGAAAGAAGAGGATGTAGAATCGGAGCTCTTACTTCATTTTCTAGATTCGCTTAAGGAACAAAGGCAGAATCATGTTTCAAGTTTACTGGAGAGTATAAAATGCTTAGAAACAGATATCAGAAAAATTGGAAGCAGACATGAACAAGAATTTTACTCAGATTGGATGGACCAACGTTTAAGTGCTTCAAGGTCAAGTCTTGTTTCTAAAGATAGGGATGATATTGAAATTCTTCCAAGAATATTCTCATCAAGAAGCATGATTGAAGAAAAGTTAAATTTGATGAAAAACATCAGCCAGCTGGAAAATGCTTATTTCTCTCTGAAATCTCAGGCCCATATCACAGAGAATTCTTCCTTGGAAAGAGCAGACAAGGCCTTATTGAGTAATCGTGAGAAGTGGTTTGAGGCTCAAGATGCAAATAAAGACCCAAACATGGAAGAAAAACTGATTGATCGAGTTGGAGTCTTCTTTGAAGGCATTTGTAGATTTGCTCGCTATAGTACCTTTCAAGTGTGTGGAACAAAGTGGAATGCTGATTTTCTAAACTCTGCAGATGCCATTTGCTCTTTGAGTTTTGATCGGGATGAGGAGTATATTGCTGCTGCAGGGGTCtcaaagaaaatcaaaatcttTGAGTTTGGTTCACTTCTGGATGACCCTGTTGACATTCAGTATCCTATGGTTGAGATGTCAAACAGATCTAAGCTTAGTTGTGTTTGCTGGAACCAATATATCCAGCACTTTTTGGCTTCTACAGATTATGATGGTATAGTGCAG ATCTGGGATGCAAGCAATGGTCAATGCTTTGCTCAATACATTGAGCACCAGAAGAGGGCTTGGTCTGTTGACTTTTCTTGTGTGGATCCAGCAAAGTTTGCTAGTGGAAGTGATGATTGTTCTGTGAAATTGTGGAGCATCAATGAC AGAAACTCTATTGGAACAATATGGAATCCTGCCAATGTTTGCTGTGTTCAATTCTCTACTTACTCGTCATATATTTTGGCTTTTGGTTCTGCTGATTACAAGATCTACTGTTATGATCTTCGACACACAAGAATTCCTTGGTGTGCATTAGCTGGCCATGGAAAGGCAGTTAGCTATGTGAAGTTCATAGATTCAGAAACTCTTGTTTCTGCATCCACGGATAA